A window of the Egibacter rhizosphaerae genome harbors these coding sequences:
- a CDS encoding BTAD domain-containing putative transcriptional regulator, producing the protein MVQVELLSGVRATTDIGEPLDVGPAKCQAVLATLALSVGDAVPVPRLIDVVWGQDPPRTADKTLQGYAARLRKALGTDAIVRTGAAYRLDLDPGAVDVARFRHHVGAGEVDAALATWTGMPLAGLDAPRLQPAVDALVEQWLGAVEYDLGRRVRAEPARAIATLTELTADHPFREELWALLMTALYRAGRQADALAAFQRAREHLVDELGVEPGPRLREVEAQVLDHDAGLRGGQPPPVSPSQRRGNLPHRPGRLVGRDAELDAIADALQASQVLTLVGPGGIGKTALAAAAAHRSEANGRRVWLVELAEIASSGEVARAVAETLGVTGGAGRTLTESVVAALGAHHTMLVLDNCEHVVDGAAALARAIAEDGADTRVLATSREGLAIAGEQLITVGPLDPAGAAVELFADRARAVGATFDLHVARAEIEQVCRQLDGLPLAVELAAALSRTLTPAQLRFRLDDHLRLLGSGRPVAERHRTLQATVQWSYDLLSPAQQVTFDRLAVFAGPFDLAAAEAVAAPELDTVDADRLVSDLVERSMVTVEAGPFGRRFRLLETLRQFASERLAAHGAVDQVAARHARWCRGEVVRIQQLLTGHGEVEGVAQLAELWSNLRAAFDWACTTGDVQLADALVRPVAPEVNLRRQAEIGDWAERILDLTPPDDEAAVVFWLLWAADRRAQADDHEAYERVVTRHGHTNHPVLRFTHTYMYDDSPYGHESSLEAVAWLRAHGEDHAADLVEIAGVGAGLMTRGRFAELDALASEMAERYRAHGPPTFLYFALGLRGYAAQFAGRHSDATRIFTQSARIDTPSGTYRVSQPMEARAVFDQGHRPLAVRMLREHVEELLDTDYTDVTRMVSVEFITMMVALDRRAEAARVLAYLDTTGDFGALARETLIADAVRTIDADPALAPGQDRNLDAHNALLVMRDTLDELARDSPVV; encoded by the coding sequence GTGGTGCAGGTCGAGCTGCTCAGCGGGGTCCGGGCAACCACCGACATCGGCGAGCCGCTGGACGTCGGACCAGCCAAGTGCCAGGCGGTGCTGGCGACGCTCGCGCTGTCGGTCGGCGACGCGGTACCGGTGCCCCGGCTGATCGACGTCGTATGGGGCCAGGACCCGCCCCGCACGGCGGACAAGACCCTGCAGGGCTATGCCGCCCGGCTGCGCAAGGCCCTGGGCACCGACGCGATCGTCCGCACCGGGGCGGCCTACCGCCTCGACCTCGATCCCGGGGCGGTCGACGTGGCCCGCTTCCGGCACCACGTCGGTGCCGGCGAGGTCGATGCGGCGCTGGCGACATGGACCGGCATGCCACTGGCGGGCCTGGACGCCCCGAGGCTGCAGCCCGCCGTGGACGCGCTGGTCGAGCAGTGGCTGGGGGCCGTCGAGTACGACCTCGGCCGACGCGTGAGGGCCGAGCCGGCCAGGGCGATCGCCACGCTGACCGAGCTGACCGCCGACCACCCGTTCCGCGAGGAGCTGTGGGCCCTGCTGATGACGGCGCTGTACCGGGCGGGCCGGCAGGCGGACGCCCTGGCGGCGTTCCAACGTGCCCGCGAGCACCTCGTCGACGAGCTCGGGGTCGAACCGGGACCGCGGCTCCGCGAGGTCGAGGCACAGGTCCTCGACCACGACGCCGGGCTGCGAGGCGGCCAGCCACCGCCGGTGTCCCCGTCGCAACGGCGCGGGAACCTGCCCCACCGGCCGGGACGGTTGGTGGGCCGCGACGCCGAGTTGGACGCGATCGCCGACGCCCTGCAGGCGTCGCAGGTGCTGACACTGGTCGGGCCCGGCGGGATTGGTAAGACCGCGCTCGCGGCGGCGGCCGCACACCGGTCCGAGGCGAACGGCCGGCGGGTCTGGCTGGTCGAGCTGGCCGAGATTGCCAGCTCGGGGGAGGTGGCCCGTGCGGTGGCCGAGACGCTGGGCGTCACCGGAGGTGCGGGACGGACCCTGACCGAATCGGTCGTCGCGGCGCTGGGCGCGCACCACACGATGCTGGTGCTGGATAACTGCGAGCACGTGGTCGACGGTGCGGCCGCGCTGGCGCGTGCGATCGCCGAGGACGGTGCGGACACGCGGGTGCTGGCCACGTCCCGCGAGGGCCTTGCCATCGCCGGTGAGCAGCTGATCACGGTGGGCCCACTCGACCCCGCCGGGGCGGCGGTCGAGCTGTTCGCCGACCGAGCGCGGGCGGTCGGGGCGACGTTCGACCTCCACGTCGCTCGCGCCGAAATCGAACAGGTCTGCCGACAACTCGACGGCCTGCCACTGGCGGTCGAGCTGGCGGCCGCGCTCTCGCGGACCCTGACCCCTGCCCAGCTGCGGTTCCGGCTCGACGACCACCTGCGCCTGCTGGGCAGCGGCCGGCCAGTAGCCGAGCGGCACCGGACGCTTCAGGCCACGGTGCAGTGGTCCTACGACCTGCTGTCACCGGCGCAGCAGGTCACGTTCGATCGGCTGGCAGTGTTCGCCGGACCCTTCGACCTGGCCGCGGCCGAGGCGGTGGCCGCCCCGGAGCTGGACACCGTCGATGCTGACCGCCTCGTCAGCGACCTGGTGGAACGGTCGATGGTCACGGTCGAAGCGGGCCCCTTCGGCCGCAGGTTCCGGTTGCTGGAAACCCTTCGGCAGTTCGCATCCGAGCGGCTCGCCGCGCACGGCGCGGTGGACCAGGTCGCCGCACGGCACGCACGATGGTGTCGCGGGGAGGTCGTCCGCATCCAGCAGCTGCTCACCGGCCACGGCGAGGTCGAGGGCGTCGCCCAGCTGGCAGAGTTGTGGTCCAACCTACGAGCTGCCTTCGACTGGGCGTGCACAACCGGTGACGTTCAGCTGGCCGACGCTCTGGTCCGCCCGGTCGCCCCGGAGGTGAACCTGCGCCGGCAGGCCGAGATCGGCGACTGGGCCGAGCGGATCCTCGACCTCACACCGCCAGACGACGAGGCCGCCGTCGTGTTCTGGTTGCTGTGGGCAGCCGACCGCCGCGCACAGGCCGACGACCACGAAGCCTACGAGCGGGTCGTGACCCGCCACGGGCACACCAACCACCCCGTGCTCCGGTTCACCCACACCTACATGTACGACGACAGCCCATACGGACACGAATCGTCTCTGGAGGCCGTCGCCTGGCTGCGCGCACACGGCGAGGACCACGCGGCCGACCTGGTGGAGATCGCCGGCGTCGGAGCCGGGCTGATGACACGGGGACGGTTCGCCGAGCTCGATGCGTTAGCTTCAGAGATGGCGGAGCGCTACCGGGCGCACGGCCCACCGACATTCCTGTACTTCGCGCTGGGCCTGCGCGGCTACGCGGCGCAGTTCGCGGGTCGCCACTCCGACGCCACCCGGATCTTCACCCAGTCGGCGCGCATCGACACCCCCTCCGGGACCTATCGGGTGAGCCAGCCGATGGAGGCGCGGGCGGTGTTCGACCAGGGGCACCGACCGCTGGCCGTGAGGATGCTGCGAGAACACGTCGAGGAGCTGCTCGACACCGACTACACCGACGTCACCCGGATGGTCTCCGTCGAGTTCATCACCATGATGGTCGCGCTCGACCGCCGTGCCGAAGCAGCGCGCGTGCTGGCCTACCTCGACACCACGGGCGACTTCGGTGCGCTGGCCCGCGAGACCCTCATCGCCGACGCCGTCCGAACGATCGACGCCGACCCCGCCCTCGCCCCAGGCCAGGACCGCAACCTCGACGCCCACAACGCGCTGCTCGTCATGCGCGACACGCTCGACGAGCTGGCGCGGGACTCCCCGGTCGTCTGA